In the Cyanobacteria bacterium GSL.Bin1 genome, TCAGGAAGAATAAATTGGGGTCAAAATCAAGCTATTTGATCGCGCTTAGTACGTCATCCGCATGAGTACTGGTATTAACATTGCTATCGACGTAGCTAATGTTTCCTTCCCCATCGATAACATAAGTAATGCGCTTAGAGACAGCACCACCATCAGCATCGTAGGCTTTAGTGATGCTGCCATCCACATCGGCTAAGAGGGTAAAGGGTAAACCATACTTTTCTTTAAACATTTTGTGAGACGCTTCGTCATCGCGACTGACGCCAAGTACAACCATTTCTTGGTCTTGGTATTTTTGATAGTTATCGCGGAAGCTTTGTGCTTCTTTGGTGCAACCAGGGGTGTCATCTTTGGGGTAAAAGTAGAGAATAACCGTTTTCCCTTTGAAGTCTGACAGAGAAACCGTATTACCGTCGCTATCTTTCGTTTTAAAATCAGGTGCTTTCGTACCAACTGCAAGTGCCATAGGTTTTACTCCTACTTAAATATCGGCTTAACGTCAAGATTTTGATTCTTCTTGTTGCTGTTTACGAGACGAAAAGAGTCCCGATTTCATCACATTAGAGAATAACATAGTTGCTCCTGTAGTTAATAAAAACAAGACGCCGAGCCCATTGAGTAAGACATAAATCCCTTTTAGTTGATCCCCGAGATATTCTCCTTCATGAATCACCATTAAAAAATGAGCTTGATCGCGAGTCAAGCCAAACCAATCTTTAGAGAGTCGATAAGAAACCCCTGTTAGAGCGGTAACAATTAGGGGGAGAATCATGATTCCTGCTAAACGTCGATGCCATTCTCGAAATTGTTTGCGCCAATTCATGCTTACTTTTACCTAAATTACATTTTTTCCTTGATAGCATTTTCTGTATCCTTTCATGGTTGTAAATGAACATCAGTAGCTCAGCTCGCACGATTTATAAGTACTACAAAGTTGTTGCCGATCGCTTTTCACAAGAACTGATCATTGTGTTGACTCGATTCCGTCCATCAAAATTTTTTGTACAAGCATTTCCATTGCGCGATTGCAATCAGTCTTCAAGATTTTTTCAAGCGATCGCGCGCTTTGTTGCCGAAGCTATTACCTGATCCGGAGTGGTTTGAGCGAATTTTGTAAATTAAGATGAAACTTGTTTTTTTAGAGTTTTCTGGGTTCTCGGTTGGGCGCTTGATCCCCCAGTTCGCAAAAGTTGTTCTAAAATAGCCGATAACGGCAACTCACCACGGAAGATTATGAAACGACTGCTTATCTTTGGCTTGTTTTTCCTTGGATTAACCTTTGCCCTCTGGAACTTTTCCGGATCAGCACACCGAGGCACTTATCACTCTTATGTTCTCGACTTTAAAGAGGAGATTCCCCAATCGGTCATCGAGAGTAAATTAAATGCGCTTCAGGAACAATATCACGTCACGACACAACTCAACAGTGAATTTTCTGAGCGCGATCGCGTTTATATTGTCAAATCAGAAGAAGAACTCCCCACAGTCAATTCTCTGAAAAAACTGCTCAAAGGAACGACTGAAGCAATTGATCGGAACTATCAGTATCAAGCTTTTGCCATTCCTAATGACCCCGATTATAACCAACAGTGGAATTTTCGCAGTATTAATCTTGAGCAGGCTTGGGATGAATCTCAAGGCGACGGCGTGACGGTGGCAGTGATTGATACGGGGGTCAGTCAAGTTCCCGACTTAAAACAAACTGAGTTTGTCAAAGGCTATGATTTTGTCAATGATCGCGTGCAAGCCGATGATGATGTCGGACATGGCACCCATGTTGCGGGAACGATCGCGCAATCAACCAATAATAATTACGGGGTTGCCGGGA is a window encoding:
- a CDS encoding redoxin domain-containing protein, whose product is MALAVGTKAPDFKTKDSDGNTVSLSDFKGKTVILYFYPKDDTPGCTKEAQSFRDNYQKYQDQEMVVLGVSRDDEASHKMFKEKYGLPFTLLADVDGSITKAYDADGGAVSKRITYVIDGEGNISYVDSNVNTSTHADDVLSAIK
- a CDS encoding PepSY domain-containing protein — encoded protein: MNWRKQFREWHRRLAGIMILPLIVTALTGVSYRLSKDWFGLTRDQAHFLMVIHEGEYLGDQLKGIYVLLNGLGVLFLLTTGATMLFSNVMKSGLFSSRKQQQEESKS